GACGTGATAGAGCTCGAGTTGCGCTCCGAGGGCCCTGCACAACGTAACGGCGTACTCGGAGGCCCGATTCGAGCCGTCCGAGAAATCAACGGGCAAAAGAATTTTCGAGATCTTCCTCAAGGGGCGCTCCGGACGTTCCGAATTTTCGAGTACTTTCGAACCGACGTAAATTCCTTTTGATCCGCGTTCCGGTCCATGGCTTCCCACGCCAACGTCAGGAAGTCCGCTTCCGTTAAGATTCCGACGACCTTCTTCGCTTCAACCACGGGAAGACAGCCGATCTTATCGTCGATCATGATTGCGGCCGCGTCTCGCAGATCGGCGTCCGGAGATGTGGTGTGAATGTCTTTATGCATGATATCTCCGACCAGGATATGCGAATACAACTCCCGCTGATCTTTAAGAGGAATGCGTGCAAGACTGGAAACCGAGGCCTTCAGGAGATCTCTATGGGTGAGCAGTCCGACTAAATGGTTTTTCGCATCGACCACGGGAATATGCCGGATCCGCTGCCAGTTCATGATGTCGTCGGCTAAATCCACTTTATGATCGACCCGAAGGGTGAAAACTTCCTTTGTCAT
This Bdellovibrionota bacterium DNA region includes the following protein-coding sequences:
- a CDS encoding CBS domain-containing protein, producing MRVREIMTKEVFTLRVDHKVDLADDIMNWQRIRHIPVVDAKNHLVGLLTHRDLLKASVSSLARIPLKDQRELYSHILVGDIMHKDIHTTSPDADLRDAAAIMIDDKIGCLPVVEAKKVVGILTEADFLTLAWEAMDRNADQKEFTSVRKYSKIRNVRSAP